The region AGACCTTTAATCCCCTTGAAATGAAGCCAGGCTGTCTCTGCCACCTGCGCGGCGTCGGAAAAATGAATATAGCCGTCTTCAAGATCAATGCCGGCACCATCAAAACGGCCTTCAGCCTCGGCCGCATCCCATATCGCCTGACTGCAGATTTTGTAAATCACCCCGGTCATGAACAAAACCTAGAACAAGATGGCATGGCCCGCAAGCAAGGCATTGCGAAACCTTGACCAAGCCGCTAAGAACGAAGGAAATAAATCAGATGGAGAAATCCCATGTCCCTGAAACTTGAAGATGCCAACACGATGATTGCTGCTGCCCTTGCCCATGCTCGCCAGCAATCGCTCAAGCCGCTAAGCGTTATTGCTCTTGATGCCCGCGCCAGCCTTGTTGCGGCACAGTCCGAAGATGGCGTCAGCATCATGCGGCCCCGCATCGCCCACGGAAAGGCCAATGGCGCCATTCAGCTTGGCATGGGATCGCGAGCGCTGATGAATCGCGCCGAACAGCAGGCCTATTTTGTCGATTCGATCAACGGCGTTGCTGGTGGTGATCTTGTTCCGGTTCCTGGCGGCGTGCTGATCATGGATGGCGATGCACTTATCGGAGCGGTCGGTATTTCCGGCGATACGTCCGATAACGACGAGGCAGCCGCCGTCGCCGGCATTGAAGCTGCAGGCTTCAGCCCCGTTACCGGGTAATGGACGAAAAGACACCTCTATCTGCCCTGATACTTGGCTGGGGCGGGGTCATCCCTTTTGTGGCAACGGCACTGGCGTTCAAATACGCCCCGCCCCATGTGGCAATCACCGCGCTTGAAGCCGGCACCATTTATGGGGCGGTGATCATCACCTTTATCGGAGCCGTCCACTGGGGGGTTGCAATAAAGCGTGAAGATGCAAGCCCTTATGTCTATCTCTGGTCGGTGATCCCGTCGCTCCTGATGGCGTTGGTGCTGATGCTTGCTCCGCCCTTTCGTCCTCTTCTGTTGCTGGCGGGGCTGATACTTGTCTGGGGCGTTGACCTCAGATCGACACGGGCGGGAGTACTGCCGCGCTGGTATATGCGCCTGCGCCATGGATTGACGGCCGTGGCTGGCGCTTCGCTATTGTCGCTTCATCTCGGGATCTAGCGAATTCGCGCCATGATGACATTGCCCCCTGCCACCAGGGTGATTCCGGCCAAGGCCAGAAGAGACCAGTCATACCCTTCCATCACCGATGAGATCAGCAAGGCAAAGACCGGAAAGACTGCGGTGGCATACCCTGCCCGGCCAGGACCAATGCGCCCGACCAGCATCAGATAGGCCGTAAAGGACATCACCGTCGATATGACCACGAGCCAGATCAACCCGCCCAGATAAGTCAGGGTCGGCTCGACGGTAAATTCATCACCGCGGAAAAAACTGTAAAGACCAAGATAGGTGGCGCCATAGACCATGCCCCAGCAGTTCGTTGCCATGACGGGCATCCCCTGGCGCTGGGCTGCAGCAGAAAGAATGTTGCCGGTTGAAAAGACAAGCGTTCCCATAATGCAGAGAACAAGACTAAAGAGAATATCCACATTGACCTGAAGTTCCGGTGCATAGAGAAGGCCGACACCGCAGAACCCCATAAATGCCGCCGTGAGATGCTCAAACCTTGGCCAGCTCCGGCTTAGTGCGGCAACCATCAGCATGATAATCACCGAAGCCAGCGAAAACACCACCGCAAGAAGGCCGGAGGTACTGTTGAGCCCCCCATAATAGAAAAGCGCAAAATTCAGGCTGAAGAGACAAAGCCCCAGCCCGGCGATGCGGAAATGCTGATGAAGCGGAATCCAGATCTGTTTGCCAAGCGCCCGGGTGATGATGAACATCAGTATTGCAGCGGCGCTGAAACGCCAGAAAAGCGAGACTTCAGGTGCCACCACGCCAAGCTGCCATTTAAGCGCAAGCCAGCTTGTTGACCATCCAAAAATGGTTAAGCCATAAAGCAGATAATCAAGTGGTTTCATCAGGAGACCTGTTCTTCAGGTCACGATGACCCAGGGTGCAAGATCCATGTGGATTAATGGTCGGAGTGGCGGGATTTGAACCCACGACCCCCACACCCCCAGTATGGTGCGCTACCAGGCTGCGCTACACTCCGAGACCATTAAATACCGCTTGTAACCCAAGAGAAGATGAAGGTCAAACAGCACATGCAGGTAGATTGAGATATCTTTATCGAGGGAGGCGATCGCGCACCAGTTCCTGCCAGAAGCCGGGACCAATGGTGAGAAGCTCATCATTGAAATCATAATCGGAGGCGTGAAGCGGCTGGCCATGGGGGCCTTCCTCACCATTGCCGAGGAGCAGAAAACACCCGGGCACCGCCTGACTGAACTGGGCGAAATCTTCGGAAAAACTCATCGGCTGGCGCTGGCCGATCACGTCCATCCCCGCCCTTTCCGCCGAACGGATGACGGCCTCTGTCGGCTCACCTGCATTGATCGTCTCAATAAAATCGGCGCGGAAATCCATGCTCGCCTCAACCCCGTGGGTAGCCGCAACTCCTCCGACGATCTGACGCATGAAACGCTCAATCATCTCACGATCCTGCGGCTGTCTTGCGCGGACATCGCCTTTCAGCGTGGCGTGACCGGGCAGAACGTTCCGGCACCCGTCGGTGAGAAACTCCGTCACCGAGACCACCGCGCCTGCGCCGGGAGATATCTTGCGGGAGATGATGGTCTGCAAGGCCAGCACGAGCTCGGCCCCGACGGTTATCGCATCCACCCCGACCTGCGGCATGGACGCATGGCCTCCACGGCCCTTGATCCTTATCTCAAAAAGGCTCTCGCTGGCGCAAATCTGGCCAACCCGGGTGGAGACCTGCCCGAGAGGTGCGCCCGGCAGATTATGAATGGCATAGATCTCGTCAACAGGGAATTGTTCCAGCACGCCTTCGTCAATCATGGCCTTCGCGCCAAGACCGTGCTCTTCATTGGGCTGGAAGATGAACACCACCGTGCCGTCAAAATCCCTCGACTGGCTGAGCAGTTCCGCCGCCCCAAGCAACATGGCTGTATGGCCATCATGGCCGCAGGCATGCATGACGCCGGGCTGTGTTGAAACATGATCATGGATGCTGGTTTCGTGAATGGGCAGCGCGTCCATATCTGCCCTGAGCGCAATGGCCCTGTTGCCTTTCCCGCATCGGAGAACACCGACGACACCAACCCCTTCATGGACGTCAAGCCCGAGATCCCGCAGATATTCAGCCACGACCGAACGGGTGCGATCTTCTTGAAATCCAAGTTCGGGATGGCGGTGAAGATCATGCCGCAGGAGGGTCAATTTTTCTTTCAATGCCTGCACGTCGGGTTATTTCACCTCGAGCCCGTATTGATGGGCGCTGGTCTCAAGCAACTCCCAGAGCGACAGGGCAAAGCTGCGTGGCAAGAGCAGGTTGAACCCATCTTTTGCACGCCAGACCGTCACGCCGATATGATGAAATCCGGTACTGGCAACGTCATCTTCCGAAAACACGTCTTTCCTGAAATCCAGCGGCAGAAAGTGGTTGAGCAGCATTTCAGCCTTCGCCCCGCGTATCCTGAGCCAGGTTCGCGCATCGGAAAGGTCCAGCACCATGCCCGTCTTTACCGGAACAGATGGGGCAGATATCTCCTCATGATCCGAGATCACCCACCATTTGAGGGGATCGATACTCAAGAGTTCACCTTTTTTCGATCTCTTGACCTTGCCCCGTCCGGGCGCTGCCCGCACCCCCGCCATTCTGGCCGCCAGTTTGCCGGCCTCAGAATGCGTTTCAGGCCAGGCAGCCAGCTGAACAAGTGTGGCAACGCGCACCTCCTCGATGATGACCCCGGGCGTGCCCGATGCCCCGTATCTGCCCTTTTTCATATGGCCATGAAGTGCTGATACTGTTTTAGCCATGCATCCGCCCTCCATCAGGATCGAACATGTGGGGAGAGACGATCTCCACCTCGACATCCTTGTTGCGCAACGGGTCGGTCGCAATAATGCGCTTGCCTTCCCAGGCTTTATAGCCGCCTGAGATAAAACCGATCCCGATCCAGTGGCCAAGGGCCGGGGAATGGGTGACGCCGGTGATCCAGCCTTCCCCGAAGCCGCTGATCCGGCCATATCTGAAGAGCAAGGCGCCGCCCTTGAAGGTCTGTTTTCGGTCTTTCGGGAAAATCCCCACCAGTTGCGGCCTGTCTTCGCGCATCAATTCCGGTCGCTGGCGCAAGGCCGAGCCGATAAAGGATTTTTGCGTGGAGGCCATCTTGCCCAGCCCGGCATCATCAATCGTCACCCGGCCATCAAGCTCAGCCCCGGTTACATGGCCTTTCTCGATCCGCAATGTGCCAAGGGCTTCCAATCCATAGAGGCAGCCGCCACGTTCCTCTACCGCCGCGTAAAGCTGATCCATCATGGCTTCGGCATATCCTGCCGGAACATAGACTTCAAAAGCAAGCTCACCGGAAAAGCTGATCCGGGCGATCCTGGCATCAATGCCGCCCTTCATCCTGATGGAAGCAACACCCATGAAGGGCAGATTTTCCGGTGAGATATTATCTGCATTCTCAAGACAGGCGGCGATGGTCTCCCTTGAAAGCGGCCCTGCCACCGACACACCGGCCCATTGATCTGATACGGAGGTGACATGAACCTTTAGCTCCGGCCAGCGTGTCTGCAGAAGTTCTTCGAGCCAGACCATGACCTTGGCGGCATGGGTGGTGGTGGTGGTCATGAGGAAGTCGTTTTCATCAAACCGCCAGGTGGTCCCGTCATCCATGACGATACCGTCATCACGGAGCATGATGCCGTAACGTGATTTACCCACCGGCAGTCTCGCAAATCCATTGGTGTAGACACGATTGAGAAATTCCGCCGCATCCGGACCCTGAACCGCGATCTTGCCCAATGAGCTGACATCGCAGATGCCGACAGTATCACGAACCGTTCCCGCCTCACGGATATAGGCTTCGGTGATGGTCTCACCTTCCTTTGGGTAGTACCATTGCCGATGCCAGACACCGGCAAGGGTCATGACCGCGCCATGGCGCAAATTCCAGTCATGCAGCGGGGTACGGCGAAGTGCCCTGAAGTGACTGCCGGTATTTCTCCCGGCCAGCGCCCCGATGGACACCGGCGTATATGGCGGGCGGAAACGGGTTGTGCCAACCTCGGGGATATCCTTTCCAAGGGCTTCCGCCATCAGCGCAAGGCCGATGATATTGCCCATCTTGCCCTGATCGGTCGCCATCCCGAGGGTGGTGTAGCGCTTCAGATGCTCCACCGAAACAAACCCTTCCTGATGCGCAAGCCGGATATCGCTTGCCGTCACGTCATGCTGAAAATCAACGAAGCTTTTGGTCTTGCGGCCCGGCACGCTGATTTCATAGAGCGGCCTGATCGGCTCACTCCAGCCGCCGGGAGCAGGCATTCCGGTCTTTTTACCAAGCGCCATGCTGGCCGCAGCCCTGCCTGATTCTTCGCACGCCTCGGCATTCCAGATTCCGGCCGCTGACCCTGCCATATAGATGTTTTCGGAGGTCGGCCCCGCAAGGAAACAGGCAAGCTCATCATTCCACTCTGGCTTGTTCCCGCGATGCGAAAGAAGGTTCACCACAGGTGACCATCCTCCGGAAACCAGCAGAAGATCCGCATCTTCCCTGCCCGCATCGCTCCAGATATCGCCGCTGGACTTCACCACCCGCAAGCCGGTGAGAACATTGCCGCCCAAGACTTCCAGCGGGGCGGTGCCGGTGCGAACCGTAATTCCCGAAGCCAGTTGAGGTTTGGCCGCCATCCGCGCATCAAGCACCGAAACCTTCGCCCCGGCGGCCGCCAACTCGCCGGCGGTGCCGTAAACCGAATCGTTGTTGGTGGCGATGATGATCTTCTTGCCGGGGAGAACGCCGAAACGGTTGAGATAAACCCGCGCCGATGCCGCCGTCATCACCCCGGGGCGGTCGTTATGCCCGAAGGCAAGTGTGCGTTCGATCGCGCCGGTTGCCAGAATGGTGTGACGCGCCCGCACCGTACAGAAACGCTGGCGTGGCATATAAGAAGGCGGGGATGAAAGATGGTCCGTTACACGTTCCAGCAGACCTGCCGTGCCGTAATCATAGAGACCGAAAGCCGTTGTCCGGGTCATGATCCGGACGCCAGCCTTTTCAACTGCCTTGATGAGGGAAAGCCGGTGTTTCTCAGAAACGGTATCCGATGAGTTCAGCAGATCACCGCCAAGGACATGATCCTGTTCAACCAGAATAACGTCCATGCCGCCTTGAGCTGCCGCAAGCGCGGCATTGAGCCCGGCAGGACCCGAGCCAACCACCAGCAGATCACAGAACGCATGGGCGTGGTCATATATGTCCGGATCCGCCTCACGCGAGGCACGGCCCATGCCTGCGGCCTTGCGGATCAGTTTTTCGTACTGCATCCAGATCCAGGTGCCGCGCCCCCATTCAAACGGCGGCAAGCCCATGAAGGTCTTGTAATAGAACCCGGCGGCAAAAAATCGGCTGAACAGATTGGAGATCGAACCGATATCATTCCGCACATTCGGCCAGGCATTCTGCCCGGTGGCGATGAGGCCGTCATAGAGCTCCTGCATGGTTGCCTTGACGTTAGGTTCAAGCCGGTCGCCTTCCCCCACCGAAACAATAGCGCCGGATTCCTCGACGCCTGCGGACATGATT is a window of Alphaproteobacteria bacterium LSUCC0684 DNA encoding:
- a CDS encoding heme-binding protein, whose translation is MIAAALAHARQQSLKPLSVIALDARASLVAAQSEDGVSIMRPRIAHGKANGAIQLGMGSRALMNRAEQQAYFVDSINGVAGGDLVPVPGGVLIMDGDALIGAVGISGDTSDNDEAAAVAGIEAAGFSPVTG
- a CDS encoding sarcosine oxidase subunit alpha family protein, whose product is MTARRLDKGGRIDRSQRLEFTWDGRPMTGFAGDTLASALMANGEQVIGRSFKYHRPRGIMSAGVEESGAIVSVGEGDRLEPNVKATMQELYDGLIATGQNAWPNVRNDIGSISNLFSRFFAAGFYYKTFMGLPPFEWGRGTWIWMQYEKLIRKAAGMGRASREADPDIYDHAHAFCDLLVVGSGPAGLNAALAAAQGGMDVILVEQDHVLGGDLLNSSDTVSEKHRLSLIKAVEKAGVRIMTRTTAFGLYDYGTAGLLERVTDHLSSPPSYMPRQRFCTVRARHTILATGAIERTLAFGHNDRPGVMTAASARVYLNRFGVLPGKKIIIATNNDSVYGTAGELAAAGAKVSVLDARMAAKPQLASGITVRTGTAPLEVLGGNVLTGLRVVKSSGDIWSDAGREDADLLLVSGGWSPVVNLLSHRGNKPEWNDELACFLAGPTSENIYMAGSAAGIWNAEACEESGRAAASMALGKKTGMPAPGGWSEPIRPLYEISVPGRKTKSFVDFQHDVTASDIRLAHQEGFVSVEHLKRYTTLGMATDQGKMGNIIGLALMAEALGKDIPEVGTTRFRPPYTPVSIGALAGRNTGSHFRALRRTPLHDWNLRHGAVMTLAGVWHRQWYYPKEGETITEAYIREAGTVRDTVGICDVSSLGKIAVQGPDAAEFLNRVYTNGFARLPVGKSRYGIMLRDDGIVMDDGTTWRFDENDFLMTTTTTHAAKVMVWLEELLQTRWPELKVHVTSVSDQWAGVSVAGPLSRETIAACLENADNISPENLPFMGVASIRMKGGIDARIARISFSGELAFEVYVPAGYAEAMMDQLYAAVEERGGCLYGLEALGTLRIEKGHVTGAELDGRVTIDDAGLGKMASTQKSFIGSALRQRPELMREDRPQLVGIFPKDRKQTFKGGALLFRYGRISGFGEGWITGVTHSPALGHWIGIGFISGGYKAWEGKRIIATDPLRNKDVEVEIVSPHMFDPDGGRMHG
- a CDS encoding DMT family transporter; amino-acid sequence: MKPLDYLLYGLTIFGWSTSWLALKWQLGVVAPEVSLFWRFSAAAILMFIITRALGKQIWIPLHQHFRIAGLGLCLFSLNFALFYYGGLNSTSGLLAVVFSLASVIIMLMVAALSRSWPRFEHLTAAFMGFCGVGLLYAPELQVNVDILFSLVLCIMGTLVFSTGNILSAAAQRQGMPVMATNCWGMVYGATYLGLYSFFRGDEFTVEPTLTYLGGLIWLVVISTVMSFTAYLMLVGRIGPGRAGYATAVFPVFALLISSVMEGYDWSLLALAGITLVAGGNVIMARIR
- a CDS encoding DUF3429 domain-containing protein, producing MDEKTPLSALILGWGGVIPFVATALAFKYAPPHVAITALEAGTIYGAVIITFIGAVHWGVAIKREDASPYVYLWSVIPSLLMALVLMLAPPFRPLLLLAGLILVWGVDLRSTRAGVLPRWYMRLRHGLTAVAGASLLSLHLGI
- a CDS encoding amidohydrolase — translated: MQALKEKLTLLRHDLHRHPELGFQEDRTRSVVAEYLRDLGLDVHEGVGVVGVLRCGKGNRAIALRADMDALPIHETSIHDHVSTQPGVMHACGHDGHTAMLLGAAELLSQSRDFDGTVVFIFQPNEEHGLGAKAMIDEGVLEQFPVDEIYAIHNLPGAPLGQVSTRVGQICASESLFEIRIKGRGGHASMPQVGVDAITVGAELVLALQTIISRKISPGAGAVVSVTEFLTDGCRNVLPGHATLKGDVRARQPQDREMIERFMRQIVGGVAATHGVEASMDFRADFIETINAGEPTEAVIRSAERAGMDVIGQRQPMSFSEDFAQFSQAVPGCFLLLGNGEEGPHGQPLHASDYDFNDELLTIGPGFWQELVRDRLPR
- a CDS encoding sarcosine oxidase subunit gamma, yielding MAKTVSALHGHMKKGRYGASGTPGVIIEEVRVATLVQLAAWPETHSEAGKLAARMAGVRAAPGRGKVKRSKKGELLSIDPLKWWVISDHEEISAPSVPVKTGMVLDLSDARTWLRIRGAKAEMLLNHFLPLDFRKDVFSEDDVASTGFHHIGVTVWRAKDGFNLLLPRSFALSLWELLETSAHQYGLEVK